Proteins from one Desulfotomaculum sp. genomic window:
- a CDS encoding DUF72 domain-containing protein, producing the protein MSILIGTSGYSYDDWRGPFYPSAVSKNKMLEFYAKEFSFTEINSSYYHLPSQNLFLSLAKRTPENFIFTIKAYKTLTHERQESVPEDIKKFCYSLEPLLQVEKLGTVLLQFPYSFHNQEENRRYLAGLKGMFLKSIPLVVEFRHHSWVKEATWDFLRMLEIGYVCVDEPNIKGLVGQTAICASEVAYVRFHGRNLAKWWKHEESYERYDYLYTREEIGEWTPRINELAKQAKQVFVAFNNHYRGQAVRNARMLRELLQV; encoded by the coding sequence ATGTCAATTCTTATCGGTACTTCAGGGTATAGCTATGACGACTGGCGGGGGCCTTTCTACCCTTCTGCAGTCAGCAAAAACAAAATGCTGGAATTTTACGCGAAAGAGTTTTCCTTTACGGAAATAAACTCTTCCTATTACCACCTGCCTTCGCAAAATCTTTTTCTCTCGCTAGCCAAAAGGACTCCTGAAAATTTTATATTTACCATAAAAGCATACAAGACACTTACCCACGAGCGGCAGGAAAGCGTTCCGGAAGATATAAAAAAATTCTGTTATTCTTTAGAACCCCTGTTGCAAGTAGAAAAGCTTGGCACAGTATTGCTGCAGTTCCCATACTCTTTTCATAATCAGGAGGAAAACAGGCGTTATTTGGCCGGCCTGAAGGGGATGTTCTTAAAATCAATCCCTCTTGTAGTTGAATTCAGACACCACAGCTGGGTTAAAGAAGCTACCTGGGATTTTCTGCGAATGTTGGAAATAGGGTATGTCTGTGTGGATGAACCAAATATAAAAGGACTTGTCGGCCAGACAGCCATATGCGCCAGTGAAGTTGCTTATGTCCGTTTTCACGGCCGCAATCTTGCCAAGTGGTGGAAACATGAAGAATCTTACGAAAGATATGACTACCTGTATACCCGGGAGGAAATAGGCGAATGGACCCCAAGAATAAATGAGCTGGCCAAACAGGCAAAGCAGGTATTCGTTGCCTTCAATAACCATTACCGCGGCCAGGCGGTCCGAAACGCGCGGATGCTTCGCGAACTGCTCCAGGTTTAG
- a CDS encoding chemotaxis protein CheR, with amino-acid sequence MQLSQKEYELIGGLIYDKFGISLNEQKQTLITGRLQNVLQQGGFTSFKDYYQYVAGETSGSALLTLIDRISTNHTYFFREKDHFGFIKETLLPQIVKPLERNNEKEFKIWCAGCSSGEEPYTAAMVISESISQGSIFYILATDISVSSLDKAIRGNYTKEQLETVPPSYRQKYFVSVGDGVWTIHQNLKNKVLFRRLNLIQDSYPFKGKFDVIFCRNVMIYFDSPTRRSLLERFHRYLEPDGYLFIGHTETIDRSLGVFSYVKPAIYQKI; translated from the coding sequence ATGCAGCTTAGTCAAAAGGAATACGAATTAATCGGCGGTCTTATCTACGATAAATTCGGAATTAGCCTGAACGAACAAAAGCAAACTTTGATCACCGGAAGACTGCAGAATGTGCTTCAGCAGGGCGGATTTACAAGTTTTAAGGATTACTATCAGTATGTGGCCGGAGAAACAAGCGGAAGCGCGCTTCTAACGCTCATCGACAGAATTTCTACTAACCATACCTATTTTTTCCGTGAAAAGGATCATTTTGGCTTTATTAAGGAAACCTTGCTGCCCCAAATTGTCAAACCACTTGAAAGAAATAATGAAAAAGAATTTAAGATCTGGTGCGCAGGATGTTCCTCGGGAGAAGAACCCTATACAGCCGCTATGGTTATTTCAGAAAGTATCAGCCAGGGATCAATTTTTTATATATTAGCCACGGATATTTCAGTCAGTTCCCTGGATAAAGCAATTAGAGGAAATTATACAAAAGAACAACTGGAAACAGTTCCGCCGTCATACCGTCAGAAATATTTTGTCTCAGTCGGGGATGGCGTTTGGACGATTCATCAAAATTTAAAGAACAAGGTGCTCTTCCGAAGGCTGAACCTGATCCAGGATAGTTACCCTTTTAAAGGCAAGTTTGATGTTATCTTCTGCCGGAATGTAATGATTTATTTTGACAGCCCAACCCGCCGGTCTCTTCTGGAACGGTTTCACCGCTACCTGGAGCCGGACGGGTACCTATTCATCGGGCATACAGAAACAATAGACCGTTCCCTTGGAGTTTTCAGTTACGTAAAACCCGCAATATACCAAAAAATTTAA
- a CDS encoding DNA recombination protein RmuC, with product MEKTLTIFLFIFLTSFLVFLIFEKTTVSKEKNRRINELELALKNKDSELSEARENITGLKERIAQITTLLEKEHNDNKEKLLMLEEAKESLSSAFKALSADALRVNNQTFLELAATALGKYQERAKNDLESRQKAVNEIVKPVQDSLEKVDLKINELEKSRLEAYTSLTKQVEVLSRTQERLKLETINLVNALRTPNVRGRWGEIQLKRVVEIAGMVEYCDFIEQESVNTEQGRLRPDLVVKLPNNKNIVIDSKAPILSYIESLEIQDEKIKDEKIKEHARNIRTHLAKLGSKSYWSQFDPTPEFVVLFLPREAFFSAALEQEPGLIEFGVEQHVVMATPTTLIALLHAVAYGWKQERLTENAKAISILGNQLYERLRGLAGYFSDLKKGLDNSVEAYNRAVGALESRVLVSARKFKEYGTAAGNEIKDSEIIEKETRAIQNLELLTPPAANNE from the coding sequence ATGGAAAAGACTCTAACCATTTTTCTTTTTATTTTTCTGACAAGCTTTCTGGTTTTTCTGATCTTTGAGAAAACGACAGTGTCTAAAGAAAAAAACAGAAGGATCAACGAGCTTGAGCTTGCCTTAAAAAACAAGGACTCCGAACTGTCCGAAGCCCGGGAAAATATCACGGGATTAAAGGAAAGAATTGCCCAGATAACAACGCTTCTTGAAAAAGAACACAATGATAATAAAGAGAAGCTTTTGATGCTGGAGGAAGCAAAAGAATCCCTTTCCAGCGCTTTTAAAGCTCTTTCTGCGGATGCCCTGCGTGTCAATAACCAGACCTTTTTGGAACTGGCCGCGACAGCTCTGGGAAAATATCAGGAAAGAGCAAAAAATGACCTTGAATCCCGCCAAAAAGCAGTTAATGAAATTGTCAAGCCCGTTCAAGATTCCCTGGAAAAAGTAGATCTTAAAATTAATGAACTGGAGAAATCACGTTTGGAAGCATATACGAGCCTTACCAAACAGGTTGAAGTATTATCCCGGACACAGGAAAGGCTCAAACTTGAGACAATTAACCTTGTCAATGCCCTCCGGACACCAAATGTTCGCGGGCGCTGGGGTGAAATTCAGCTTAAAAGAGTAGTCGAAATAGCCGGCATGGTTGAATACTGCGACTTTATCGAACAAGAATCAGTAAATACGGAACAGGGCCGCCTCCGGCCTGATTTAGTCGTTAAACTCCCCAATAATAAAAACATCGTCATCGATTCAAAAGCGCCTATTTTATCCTATATTGAGTCCTTGGAAATTCAGGATGAAAAAATTAAAGATGAAAAAATTAAAGAACACGCGCGCAATATACGCACCCACCTTGCTAAATTGGGCAGCAAATCATATTGGAGCCAGTTTGACCCCACTCCGGAATTTGTAGTTTTGTTTTTGCCGCGCGAAGCTTTTTTCAGCGCGGCGCTCGAACAAGAACCAGGACTAATCGAGTTCGGCGTTGAACAGCATGTCGTAATGGCTACCCCCACAACCTTGATTGCTCTTTTGCATGCGGTAGCCTATGGCTGGAAACAGGAAAGGCTGACCGAAAACGCAAAAGCCATCAGCATTTTGGGCAACCAGTTATACGAAAGGTTACGGGGCCTTGCCGGATATTTTTCCGATCTCAAAAAAGGCCTGGATAATTCAGTCGAAGCATACAACAGGGCCGTAGGCGCTCTGGAAAGCAGGGTGCTGGTCAGCGCACGTAAATTTAAGGAATACGGAACTGCAGCCGGAAACGAAATAAAAGATTCCGAAATTATTGAAAAAGAAACACGTGCAATACAAAACTTGGAATTATTAACCCCTCCGGCTGCAAACAACGAGTAG
- a CDS encoding ABC transporter ATP-binding protein, translated as MALIYVYVRELYNLSRIKFVVNFILMISLGMMEGISVLMIIPLLTVAGVIPGIEVSSGLSSLLNNFFQNIGLPLNLTMVLLLYISLNFGQSWLQRLQSIIKFEIQQSFAVALSVRLFKAVAYAEWQLLISKTKSDITNVIITELERVYYGVNYFLQLVTTSIISLIQITIAFMIAPGLTLMVLISALLLFVFLQTFANDSRRLGEVITSLNSNLLFDLTEHLNGLKEIKSYGVEAAQVENFIRTREMMKKNLTRFNNLQTRTDMIYKVGAAVFISLFLFSAVEIFKLNPQDFIIISVIAARLWPKLSSFQMGLQNINIMLPAFHASKELEDECLAARENLPPGGTSKKIELNHGVMFRDVSFAYNSNRSGYAVKDLDFILPAGTTTAFVGVSGAGKSTIVDLLIGLLKSSKGDILIDDEPLMENLLPWRNSIGYVPQDALLFNASIRENMHWVCPDVSEERIWEALRLAAVDSFISSLPDGLDTVVGDRGVRLSGGERQRVVLARALLKKPSVLILDEATSSLDTENEKRIQQAIENLRGKMTILVIAHRLSTIRNADNILVLEHGQIVERGNYQSLMQNRDGRFHALACLYENEALPSV; from the coding sequence ATGGCTTTGATTTACGTTTATGTCAGGGAGTTATATAATCTATCGCGGATCAAGTTCGTGGTTAATTTTATACTGATGATTTCGCTTGGAATGATGGAAGGTATAAGCGTTTTAATGATTATACCATTATTAACGGTGGCCGGCGTCATTCCGGGTATAGAAGTAAGCAGCGGATTATCTTCTTTGCTGAATAATTTTTTTCAGAATATAGGTTTGCCGTTAAACCTGACAATGGTGCTTCTGTTATATATAAGCCTTAATTTTGGCCAGAGCTGGCTGCAGCGGCTTCAGTCCATAATTAAGTTCGAAATTCAGCAGTCGTTTGCTGTCGCCTTATCCGTCAGGCTCTTTAAAGCAGTGGCATACGCCGAATGGCAGCTGTTAATATCAAAGACGAAATCGGATATTACAAATGTCATCATTACCGAGCTCGAGCGCGTTTATTACGGTGTGAATTATTTCTTACAGCTGGTAACTACTTCTATAATTTCTTTAATCCAAATTACTATAGCTTTTATGATCGCGCCTGGTCTTACTTTAATGGTGCTGATCAGCGCTTTATTATTGTTTGTGTTTTTACAGACTTTTGCCAATGATTCCCGCAGGTTGGGAGAGGTGATTACAAGTTTAAACAGTAACCTGCTGTTTGATCTTACAGAACATTTAAACGGTTTAAAAGAAATCAAGAGCTATGGTGTTGAGGCTGCTCAGGTCGAAAACTTTATCAGAACACGTGAAATGATGAAGAAGAACCTGACCAGGTTCAATAATTTGCAAACCAGGACAGACATGATCTACAAAGTAGGCGCAGCCGTTTTTATAAGCCTTTTCTTGTTTAGCGCTGTTGAAATATTTAAGCTGAATCCCCAGGATTTCATCATAATCTCAGTTATTGCGGCCCGTCTCTGGCCAAAACTCTCTTCTTTCCAAATGGGGCTGCAGAACATAAACATTATGCTGCCCGCTTTTCATGCTTCTAAGGAATTAGAAGATGAATGTCTTGCCGCCAGAGAGAACCTTCCGCCTGGCGGAACATCAAAAAAGATAGAACTGAATCACGGAGTTATGTTTCGTGATGTTTCATTTGCTTATAATTCAAACCGTTCCGGCTACGCCGTTAAAGATCTGGATTTTATCCTTCCTGCAGGTACGACTACCGCTTTTGTCGGTGTTTCCGGGGCTGGCAAGAGTACTATTGTTGATCTGTTGATCGGACTGCTGAAGTCGAGCAAGGGAGATATTTTAATAGACGATGAACCACTGATGGAAAATTTACTCCCCTGGAGAAATTCCATCGGCTATGTTCCCCAGGACGCTCTTTTATTTAATGCCAGTATCAGGGAAAATATGCACTGGGTCTGTCCGGATGTTTCAGAAGAAAGAATTTGGGAAGCCTTACGGTTAGCTGCGGTTGATTCCTTTATCAGCAGTCTTCCCGACGGCCTTGATACGGTTGTAGGCGACAGAGGAGTACGCCTGTCCGGCGGAGAGCGTCAGCGAGTTGTGCTGGCAAGAGCGCTTTTAAAGAAACCCTCTGTCCTGATTTTGGACGAAGCCACTAGTTCCCTGGATACTGAAAACGAAAAGCGTATTCAACAAGCTATTGAAAACCTGCGGGGCAAGATGACGATCCTGGTTATTGCTCATCGCTTATCCACAATCAGGAACGCCGACAATATCCTTGTGCTGGAGCACGGGCAGATCGTAGAACGAGGCAACTACCAATCTTTAATGCAAAACAGGGACGGCAGATTTCATGCGTTAGCTTGTTTATACGAAAACGAGGCGCTGCCCTCAGTATGA
- a CDS encoding chemotaxis response regulator protein-glutamate methylesterase, with protein MKKIKVLIVDDSALVREILAKGLSQDPEIEVVGTAADPYIARDKIVRLLPDVLTLDVEMPRMDGIEFLRRLMPQYPLPVVVVSALTKKGASITLDAFEAGAVEVVTKPNTDIKRGLTMMLDELRTKVKIAALTNLNVLISNRNSQPVPLKKPSRALAESTDKVIAIGASTGGTEAIRSIISSFHSTMPGTVIVQHMPAGFTKHFAERLNGLSAMEVMEAKTGDRVMDGRVLIAPGGRQMRVVRSGGIYQVNCDSTEEVNGHCPSVEVLFQSVAKYAGANAAGIMLTGMGGDGAEGMLAMRLAGARTIAQDEATSIVFGMPRVAYEKGGAECLLALNSIPGEVVKLLNAR; from the coding sequence ATGAAAAAAATAAAAGTTCTAATAGTAGATGATTCTGCCCTGGTCAGGGAAATACTTGCCAAAGGGCTTTCTCAAGATCCGGAAATAGAAGTCGTTGGAACCGCTGCGGACCCTTATATTGCACGTGATAAAATTGTCCGTCTCCTACCTGATGTACTTACGCTGGATGTAGAAATGCCCAGGATGGACGGAATTGAATTTTTACGCCGTCTGATGCCGCAGTACCCTTTGCCTGTAGTGGTAGTCAGCGCATTAACGAAGAAAGGCGCATCTATAACTTTAGACGCCTTTGAAGCCGGGGCTGTAGAGGTTGTAACTAAACCGAACACTGATATTAAACGTGGTTTAACGATGATGCTGGATGAACTGCGAACCAAGGTAAAGATTGCAGCTTTAACGAATCTGAATGTATTGATAAGCAATAGAAATTCACAGCCGGTTCCCTTAAAAAAGCCCAGTCGGGCGCTTGCTGAATCAACTGACAAAGTAATCGCCATAGGAGCATCCACAGGAGGAACTGAAGCAATTCGCTCTATTATCAGCAGCTTTCATTCAACCATGCCGGGTACAGTAATCGTACAGCATATGCCTGCCGGGTTTACAAAGCATTTCGCAGAAAGATTGAACGGTTTGTCAGCCATGGAAGTAATGGAAGCTAAAACAGGAGATCGTGTAATGGACGGTCGTGTTCTGATTGCCCCGGGCGGACGTCAAATGAGAGTTGTCCGTTCCGGAGGCATTTACCAGGTAAACTGTGATTCAACTGAAGAGGTTAACGGCCACTGTCCCAGTGTGGAAGTGCTTTTTCAGTCAGTCGCTAAATACGCCGGCGCCAACGCGGCCGGAATTATGCTTACCGGTATGGGCGGCGATGGAGCCGAAGGCATGTTGGCCATGCGTCTTGCGGGCGCCAGGACAATAGCGCAGGATGAGGCTACTTCAATAGTCTTTGGTATGCCGAGAGTAGCTTATGAAAAGGGCGGCGCTGAATGCCTGCTTGCACTTAACAGTATACCGGGGGAAGTCGTTAAATTACTCAACGCAAGATAA
- a CDS encoding chemotaxis protein CheA, with product MIIKVNPGRRKEIAVNDLLAEKMEMLNLFIADSRELLDDAEPQIIVIEKSALNSGKIDQEALNAVFRLFHSVKGSASFLELHNVIRVTHEAETLLDILRQGEVTIKPGHVDLLIGAVDLVRNILDVVEERQSDTGFEDSAEKISNELTRTINSLSCRNQVDTEKGENNVLPAPEETELMNSPINEANEIPAEKDSEDILNSDEILEHFIEEANELLDEAENVLLQLEGLPDDLELANNCFRFIHSFKGNAGFLGFEPLEKVSFHVENILGEIREGRQACSSITISFLLYAVDALRNAVALINDGKDPEIPGIDELVKRLEKLIVPAAEKPVETASVQPVNKPEEYTESKKEQSLQTITQPETEKKAPAAENGKENAAPEKQPQQAQQQAIRVDVDKLDTLLDLIGELVIAEAMVVNNQTLRDLQMEGIEKTVTQLDKITREIQEVSMSMRMIPLGGTFRKMVRLVRDLANKGNKKVNLEIIGEETEVDKTIIEHISDPLVHLIRNAMDHGIEKPEERKAVGKPETGRLTIEAKHSLGEVWIVIEDDGKGLNREKILQKGVERGLVHSGDTDLKDEEIWKLIFEPGFSTAEQVSDISGRGVGMDVVKKNIEKLRGRVEVRSKAGKGTMFVVRIPLTLAIIEGMVVKVGQNRYIIPIVSIKESFQAGADQITYTPDKLEIVSVRGELLPVLRLHELYDIEPLHQELSDGILMIVASDENKCCLFVDELIGQQQIVIKGLPAYLGYAKGISGCAILSDGDISMILDIEDLIISVENK from the coding sequence ATGATTATTAAAGTAAACCCGGGCAGGAGGAAAGAAATAGCCGTGAACGATTTATTAGCTGAAAAAATGGAAATGTTAAACCTGTTTATAGCCGATAGCCGCGAACTTCTTGATGATGCGGAACCACAAATTATTGTTATAGAAAAAAGCGCTCTTAATTCAGGGAAAATTGATCAGGAAGCCCTGAACGCAGTTTTTCGTTTGTTTCACTCTGTTAAGGGCTCGGCTTCTTTCCTTGAACTCCATAATGTAATCAGAGTAACGCATGAAGCAGAAACGTTGTTGGATATTTTGCGTCAAGGAGAGGTAACTATTAAACCAGGACATGTTGATTTGCTGATTGGCGCCGTTGACCTGGTTAGAAATATTCTGGATGTAGTGGAAGAACGTCAAAGCGATACGGGTTTTGAAGACAGCGCTGAAAAAATAAGCAATGAACTCACAAGGACAATTAACTCTTTATCCTGCCGGAACCAGGTTGATACTGAAAAAGGAGAAAACAATGTCTTACCTGCTCCTGAAGAAACAGAACTAATGAATAGTCCCATAAACGAAGCCAATGAGATTCCTGCCGAAAAAGACTCCGAAGATATTCTTAACAGTGATGAAATTCTAGAACATTTCATAGAAGAGGCAAATGAGCTTCTAGACGAAGCTGAAAACGTTCTTCTTCAATTGGAAGGATTGCCTGATGATCTTGAACTGGCAAATAATTGCTTCCGTTTCATTCACAGTTTTAAAGGCAACGCTGGTTTTCTCGGGTTTGAGCCGCTAGAAAAAGTAAGTTTCCACGTTGAGAATATCCTTGGAGAAATTAGAGAAGGAAGACAAGCCTGCAGCTCAATAACAATTTCTTTCCTGCTCTACGCTGTTGACGCGCTGCGTAACGCAGTAGCGTTAATTAATGATGGTAAAGATCCTGAAATACCGGGCATAGACGAACTGGTCAAACGCCTTGAAAAACTTATCGTTCCGGCTGCTGAAAAACCAGTCGAAACAGCGTCTGTTCAGCCAGTGAATAAACCTGAAGAATATACAGAGAGTAAAAAAGAACAAAGCCTTCAAACTATAACACAGCCTGAAACCGAAAAAAAGGCGCCGGCAGCCGAAAACGGAAAGGAAAACGCCGCGCCTGAAAAACAGCCTCAGCAAGCGCAACAGCAGGCAATCAGAGTTGATGTCGATAAACTTGATACACTCCTGGATTTGATTGGAGAACTTGTTATTGCTGAAGCAATGGTTGTTAACAACCAAACTTTAAGGGACCTTCAAATGGAAGGTATTGAAAAGACGGTAACACAGTTAGATAAAATAACCAGGGAGATTCAGGAAGTATCTATGTCCATGAGAATGATCCCCCTTGGCGGAACATTCCGTAAAATGGTACGTCTGGTACGCGACCTTGCTAATAAGGGAAATAAAAAAGTCAACCTGGAAATAATCGGTGAGGAAACGGAAGTGGACAAAACAATAATAGAACATATTTCTGATCCACTGGTGCACCTGATCCGTAATGCGATGGATCATGGAATAGAAAAACCTGAAGAAAGAAAGGCCGTTGGAAAACCGGAAACCGGCCGCTTGACAATTGAAGCAAAGCACTCGTTAGGTGAAGTTTGGATAGTCATAGAAGATGACGGTAAAGGGTTGAACAGGGAAAAAATATTGCAAAAGGGGGTTGAACGCGGTTTAGTCCATAGCGGTGACACTGATTTAAAAGATGAGGAAATCTGGAAACTTATTTTTGAACCGGGTTTTTCAACAGCCGAACAGGTTTCTGATATCTCAGGACGCGGAGTCGGCATGGACGTGGTCAAGAAAAATATCGAAAAACTGCGGGGACGGGTGGAAGTCCGAAGCAAGGCAGGAAAAGGCACTATGTTTGTTGTCCGTATTCCGCTCACTCTTGCCATAATTGAAGGAATGGTTGTAAAAGTCGGGCAAAACCGTTATATAATTCCAATTGTTTCTATAAAAGAATCATTTCAGGCCGGGGCGGATCAGATCACATATACACCTGATAAGTTGGAAATCGTTAGCGTCCGCGGAGAACTTCTGCCTGTCCTTCGTCTGCACGAACTTTATGATATTGAACCTTTGCACCAGGAACTTTCTGACGGGATATTAATGATCGTTGCCAGCGATGAAAATAAATGCTGCTTATTTGTTGACGAATTAATTGGTCAGCAGCAGATTGTCATAAAGGGACTTCCGGCCTATCTTGGTTATGCAAAAGGGATCTCAGGCTGCGCAATTTTAAGCGATGGAGATATCAGTATGATTCTCGACATTGAAGATTTAATAATTTCCGTGGAAAATAAATAA
- a CDS encoding lasso peptide biosynthesis PqqD family chaperone: protein METKKEISEVTVVTQAAGLVAADLDGEKVMLNIDKGSYYGLNAIGSQIWELLAAPHTIKEIVDVLVKEYTVEETICRRDVLSFVNKLYDRGLIDID, encoded by the coding sequence ATGGAAACAAAAAAGGAAATCAGTGAAGTTACCGTTGTAACCCAGGCTGCAGGGCTTGTGGCCGCCGATTTGGATGGAGAAAAAGTCATGTTGAACATTGATAAAGGCAGCTATTATGGTTTAAATGCTATCGGCAGTCAAATATGGGAATTATTAGCAGCGCCTCACACAATAAAAGAAATAGTGGATGTTCTTGTAAAAGAATACACTGTGGAAGAAACAATCTGCCGGCGTGATGTGTTGTCATTCGTAAACAAACTTTATGACCGGGGACTTATAGATATTGATTAG
- a CDS encoding lasso peptide biosynthesis B2 protein, with the protein MLKNIIKFCALPWREKGLFTEAFFLTGMVRLIILALPFRWLAPALGKHMQESPDNEDVIRLKAARRIGWIVESVSRFTPWESKCLVQAITGKIMLRQYGIANTLYLGVGKNEQSLVAHSWLRCGKVILTGGHDLRRFTVVGKFADDGRQAVRG; encoded by the coding sequence TTGCTAAAAAACATTATTAAATTCTGTGCTTTGCCATGGCGGGAAAAGGGATTGTTTACAGAGGCCTTTTTTTTGACAGGAATGGTGCGTTTGATTATTTTAGCGCTGCCGTTCCGCTGGCTGGCGCCTGCTCTCGGCAAACATATGCAGGAATCGCCGGATAATGAAGATGTTATTAGACTAAAAGCAGCCAGGCGGATTGGCTGGATAGTTGAATCAGTGAGCCGCTTTACTCCATGGGAAAGCAAGTGCTTGGTACAGGCGATAACCGGTAAAATCATGCTCAGACAATACGGAATAGCCAATACGCTTTATCTCGGAGTGGGCAAGAATGAGCAGAGTCTTGTGGCTCATTCCTGGCTTAGATGCGGTAAGGTGATTTTAACCGGCGGTCACGACTTGCGCCGGTTTACTGTAGTAGGAAAGTTTGCTGATGATGGAAGACAGGCGGTAAGGGGATGA
- a CDS encoding chemotaxis protein CheW, with product MLEDDYDDEDTQEDKFLTFILSREEYGIEIRYVTEIVGIQNITQVPDMPGFIKGVINLRGKVIPVMDVRLRFDIEERPYDDRTCIVVININEQAVGLIVDRVSEVLDIPKTEIELPPKIRRSERSNFIQGLGKVGDKVKILLNANKLLYEGEE from the coding sequence CTGCTGGAGGATGATTATGACGATGAAGACACCCAGGAGGATAAGTTTTTAACCTTTATTCTGAGCAGAGAGGAATACGGCATCGAAATCAGGTACGTCACAGAGATCGTGGGCATTCAAAATATTACCCAGGTCCCGGACATGCCAGGTTTTATCAAAGGAGTAATCAACCTTCGCGGTAAAGTTATCCCTGTTATGGACGTACGTCTGCGCTTTGATATAGAAGAACGTCCCTACGATGACCGCACATGTATTGTTGTCATAAATATTAATGAACAGGCTGTAGGGCTAATTGTTGACAGGGTGTCTGAGGTTCTGGACATACCGAAAACTGAAATAGAACTGCCACCCAAAATAAGGAGGAGTGAAAGAAGCAATTTTATCCAGGGTTTAGGCAAGGTAGGCGATAAGGTAAAAATTCTGCTCAACGCCAACAAACTACTTTATGAGGGGGAAGAATAA
- a CDS encoding DNA polymerase IV, with protein sequence MLRDILLADMNAFFASVHQALQPELRGKPVIVGGDSAKRHGIVLAASYEAKSKGIKTGMTVHEARILCPQAVFINPQHHLYVHFSTRILRIMKDFTPLVEPFSIDEAFLDVTGCRSLFGSPVEIARKLKGRIRKETGITCSIGIGPNKLLAKMAAGLQKPDGLTLLHYEDVPLRIWPLPVRQLFGVGPRYERHLNLLNIHTIGDLSKFPVSILKRKFGVYGEVLWHSANGMDSSPVDPNTLDITKSIGQQITLPRDYERREDIKVVILELSDLVAERVRAGGYVGRTVVLSLKDSNFAWLSRMHTLPEFTDLAFDISKTGLIILKKHWPDGWPVRMVGVALAGLTSQKMEQLTLFGEREKLKKTEEACDRIRSRFGERAVFRAVSLTRAGIRYA encoded by the coding sequence GTGTTAAGAGATATTCTGCTTGCAGATATGAACGCCTTCTTTGCCAGTGTCCATCAGGCCCTCCAGCCGGAACTCAGGGGAAAGCCCGTAATAGTGGGGGGTGATTCAGCCAAACGCCACGGCATCGTTCTGGCAGCCAGTTATGAAGCCAAGTCAAAAGGCATAAAAACCGGCATGACAGTCCACGAGGCCCGTATACTCTGTCCGCAGGCAGTCTTCATCAATCCCCAGCATCACCTTTATGTCCACTTTTCCACGCGCATTTTGCGTATTATGAAGGATTTTACACCTTTAGTCGAACCTTTTTCCATTGATGAGGCATTTCTTGATGTTACCGGCTGCCGCAGCCTTTTTGGCTCGCCTGTTGAAATCGCCAGGAAATTAAAAGGGCGAATCCGTAAAGAAACCGGCATAACATGCAGCATAGGTATAGGTCCGAACAAACTGCTGGCGAAAATGGCTGCCGGACTGCAAAAGCCTGATGGTCTGACCCTTCTGCATTATGAAGATGTACCCTTAAGGATCTGGCCCCTGCCGGTAAGACAGCTTTTCGGAGTGGGTCCCCGGTATGAGCGCCATTTAAACCTTTTAAACATCCACACTATAGGTGACCTTTCCAAATTTCCCGTATCCATTCTTAAACGAAAATTCGGTGTTTATGGTGAAGTGCTCTGGCACAGCGCCAATGGGATGGACAGCAGCCCTGTAGATCCCAATACTTTGGATATCACAAAAAGTATCGGCCAGCAAATAACCCTGCCGCGCGATTATGAAAGACGCGAAGATATAAAAGTTGTTATTTTGGAGCTCTCCGATTTGGTCGCGGAACGGGTCAGGGCAGGGGGCTATGTGGGAAGGACAGTCGTTTTGTCTTTAAAAGACAGCAACTTTGCCTGGCTGTCCAGAATGCATACTCTGCCTGAATTTACCGATCTTGCTTTTGATATCTCCAAGACAGGGCTGATAATCTTAAAAAAACACTGGCCCGATGGCTGGCCTGTGCGTATGGTCGGAGTGGCGTTGGCGGGTTTGACCTCTCAAAAAATGGAGCAGCTGACCTTGTTCGGTGAAAGGGAAAAGCTTAAGAAAACCGAAGAGGCGTGCGACAGGATCAGAAGCAGATTTGGCGAGAGGGCTGTTTTTAGGGCAGTTTCTCTTACGAGGGCGGGGATCAGGTATGCATGA